From the genome of Cognaticolwellia beringensis, one region includes:
- a CDS encoding mechanosensitive ion channel family protein produces the protein MTETRAQLREFLLGWFEQSMPGNAFFWYDILVVLWITIFAVTLHYIIRGSARHFLKGKFEIMDKGQVKNITIELIQRLASRLSFALQGAVVVIQAKLWLPAEASFLHFVQVVTDQWIILFLLLSLFTFLDILQSLADKRQTQAHFPLRGLLQTVKLIASVLTTILAVSLLMDKSPLILLSGLGALSAVLLLVFKDPILGLVAGIQLSANNMLAVGDWLEMPKYGADGDVVDIALTTVKVRNWDKTITTIPTYALISDSFKNWRGMSESGGRRIKRCIHLEMSSVCFLDKAQITELKKAQLLSEYITHTVPAIEKENTDKKIDMTVMQNGRRLTNVGTFRKYLLSFLRNHPNIHQGMTLIVRQLEPTSNGLPIQIYAFTNTTSWVLYEDIQSDIFDHIIAVLPAFSLRVHESPTGNDIRLLAKH, from the coding sequence ATGACTGAAACAAGGGCACAATTGAGAGAGTTTTTATTAGGCTGGTTTGAGCAAAGTATGCCGGGTAATGCCTTTTTTTGGTATGACATATTAGTCGTTTTATGGATAACCATATTTGCCGTTACACTACATTATATCATCAGGGGCTCAGCTAGGCATTTTCTCAAGGGCAAGTTTGAGATTATGGACAAAGGGCAAGTAAAAAACATCACCATCGAGTTAATTCAACGCCTAGCAAGCCGACTTTCGTTTGCGCTTCAAGGCGCTGTAGTGGTGATACAAGCCAAGCTGTGGCTACCTGCAGAAGCATCGTTCTTACACTTTGTGCAAGTGGTAACTGACCAATGGATTATCTTATTCTTATTGTTATCATTGTTTACTTTTTTAGATATTTTACAATCACTTGCAGATAAGCGCCAAACTCAGGCACATTTCCCGTTAAGAGGGCTTTTACAGACGGTTAAACTGATAGCCAGTGTTTTAACCACCATCTTGGCCGTTTCGTTACTGATGGACAAATCGCCGCTGATTTTATTAAGTGGTTTAGGCGCATTGTCTGCGGTGCTGTTATTAGTATTTAAAGATCCTATTTTAGGCTTAGTTGCTGGGATACAGCTTTCTGCGAATAACATGCTTGCAGTGGGTGATTGGCTTGAAATGCCTAAATATGGTGCAGACGGTGATGTAGTCGATATTGCTTTAACCACGGTAAAAGTCAGAAATTGGGATAAAACTATTACTACTATTCCAACTTATGCACTTATTTCAGACTCATTTAAAAACTGGCGCGGCATGTCTGAATCTGGCGGCAGAAGAATAAAACGCTGTATTCACCTCGAAATGAGCAGTGTTTGCTTCTTAGATAAAGCACAAATAACTGAATTGAAAAAAGCACAATTATTAAGCGAGTATATAACTCATACGGTACCGGCAATTGAAAAAGAAAATACCGATAAAAAGATCGACATGACCGTCATGCAAAATGGTCGACGACTGACCAATGTTGGCACGTTCAGAAAATATCTCTTATCGTTTTTGAGAAACCACCCTAATATTCATCAGGGGATGACCTTAATCGTTAGACAGCTAGAGCCAACGAGTAATGGCTTGCCAATTCAAATTTATGCTTTTACGAATACCACAAGCTGGGTGCTTTACGAGGATATTCAGTCCGATATTTTCGATCATATTATTGCGGTTTTGCCAGCATTTTCACTCAGAGTACATGAGTCGCCTACGGGCAATGACATTAGGTTACTGGCTAAACACTAG
- a CDS encoding META domain-containing protein, with amino-acid sequence MFKKYLGRSCLVLALTLSGCVSTELATEESKATAPLANLTNTYWKLMQLDGTNVEMTPEQKHERHFTLHSNDGRIAGFSGCNRFFGQFNTKAIAVGSGNLQFSALGATQMACPDAKLNEQSVLNVFANTTSYKITAESLALFNQDGVELASFAAVYF; translated from the coding sequence ATGTTCAAAAAATACTTAGGACGTTCTTGTCTTGTATTAGCGCTAACATTATCGGGTTGCGTATCAACAGAACTGGCAACCGAGGAATCAAAAGCCACCGCCCCACTTGCTAATCTCACCAACACCTATTGGAAGCTGATGCAACTAGACGGTACAAACGTTGAAATGACGCCTGAACAAAAACATGAACGTCATTTCACATTACATAGCAATGATGGTCGCATAGCCGGGTTTTCTGGCTGTAACCGCTTTTTTGGGCAATTTAATACAAAGGCAATAGCAGTAGGATCAGGCAACTTACAATTCAGCGCTTTAGGAGCAACCCAAATGGCTTGCCCAGATGCTAAATTAAATGAGCAGTCTGTATTGAATGTATTTGCTAATACCACTTCTTATAAAATCACAGCAGAATCCCTAGCGTTGTTCAATCAAGATGGAGTTGAATTAGCAAGTTTCGCTGCCGTATATTTTTAG